The window TGGATATTGAGGTCGACGGTCAGGAGAAACGCATTGGGATTACCCGGCTGCACATGGAAGAGGATGCGGGAAAACTGGTGCACCAGGGAAACATTATGACCACTCCTTATTCCCTGGTGGATTATAACCGTGCCGGGGTACCCTTAATTGAAATTGTGTCGGAACCGGACATGAGATCGCCGGAGGAAGCCCGGGCCTATGCTGAAAAACTGAGGGCCGTCATCCAGTACACCGGAGTTTCCGACTGCCGCATGGAAGAGGGCAGCCTGCGTTGTGACGCCAACATTTCTGTCCGCCCGGTGGGACAAAAGGAGCTGGGTACCAAAAGCGAGATTAAAAACATGAACTCTTTCCGCGCCCTGCAGAGGGCCCTGGCCTACGAAGTGGAGCGCCAAATCGGTGTTCTGGAATCCGGCGGCCAGGTGGTTCAGGAAACCCGGACCTGGGACGAAGCCAGGGGCATCACCTTATCTATGCGCAGCAAGGAACAGGCCCACGATTACCGCTATTTTCCGGACCCGGATCTGGTGCCCTTGGTGCTGGATCCCCAATGGATCGATTTTATCCGGCAATCCCTGCCGGAGCTGCCGGACCAGCGCCGGGCCCGTTATGTACAGGAGTTTGGTCTGCCTGTCTACGATGCCGGCATTCTGACCTTAACCAAAGAAATGTCCGATTTCTTTGAGCAAACCATCCAGCAGTACGATAACCCCAAAGCGGTCAGCAACTGGATGATGGGTGAAATGTCCCGTCTGCTGAATGCCGGGGGTATGGAAATCGTCCAGTGCAAAATTAAGCCGGCCCAATTGGCCAGCCTGCTTAAGTTAATCGATAAGGGAACCATTAGCGGAAAAATTGCCAAAACCGTTTTTGAAGAAATGTTTGCCTCCGGCAAGGACCCCGAGGCCGTTGTCCAGGAAAAGGGTCTGGTACAGATTTCCGATGAGGGAGCCATTGCGGCGGTAGTGGACGAGGTCATTGCCGCTAATCCCAAATCGGTGGAGGATTTCCGGGCGGGCAAGGAAAAGGCCATTGGCTTTCTGGTGGGGCAGGTGATGCGAGCCACCAAAGGTAAGGCCAACCCCGAACTGGTGAACAAGCTGCTCAAAGAAAAGCTCCAATAGCCATGAGAATAAGCTGAGACTTTATCAGGAGAATATTTCCATCTCATTGAGTGGAAATGTTCTCCTTTGAGTTTTTAAACAGCTCTTTCTCCATGTCATGAGTCAAAAGGCTTTAAAAAGATATGACGAAGATTTTGTTTTAATAATAAGACATCGAAGAAACAAGTGTCCAAATAAGATGATGAACAATATTTGCTCAATATTGATTTTGAGATATAACGAGATATGTAGAGATAATTAACAAAATTAAGACTATAATCAAGTATACAGTATAAGGGCGGTTTATCCATGTAATCGAGCAGCAGAATGTGATAACATATAGAAGTATAGGTATTTGAACAAGGAGGTTCGGTTATGGAGAAGAGAAAAATATGGATTGTGGATACAACCCTGCGTGATGGCGAACAAACCGCCGGCGTCGTGTTTGCCAACCGCGAGAAGGTTCGTATTGCAAGCTTTTTAGATGAAATGGGTGTCGATCAAATAGAAGCGGGCGTTCCTGTTATGGGTGGGGACGAACAGGAAGCCATTAAGCAAATATGCCAGTTGGGTTTAAAAGCCAGCGTCATGGGCTGGAACCGGCCTGTTTTAAAGGATATCGAGGCTTCCCTGAAATGTGGTGTGGATGCCGTGGCGATATCCATTTCTACTTCGGATATTCACATTAAGCACAAGTTAAAAACCAGCCGCGAATGGGTGGTTGAGCACATGGTCCGGGCAACGGAATTTGCCAAAAAAGAAGGCATGTACATTTCCGTTAACGCCGAGGATGCCTCCAGAAGTGACATGAACTTTTTAATTGAGTTTGCCAAGGCGGCCAAGCAGGCCGGGGCGGACCGCTTGCGCTATTGCGATACCGTGGGAATTCTGGAACCCTTCACTACCTATGAGCGAATTAAGGCATTAAAAGAAGCGGTGGATCTTGAAGTTGAAATGCATACCCACAACGATTTCGGCATGGCCACCGCCAATGCTCTGGCCGGTGTCCGGGCAGGGGCCAACTGGGTAGGCGTGACCATTATGGGGCTGGGCGAACGGGCCGGAAACTCTCCTCTGGAAGAAGTAGTTATGGCCCTCAAGCACCTCTATGATATTGACCTGAGCTTTAAGACCGAGATCTTTCGTGAAGTGGCGGAGTATGTATCCAGGGCCTCCGGCCGGGAACTGCATTGCAGCAAAGCCATTGTGGGCTCCAATATGTTTGCCCATGAATCCGGTATTCATGCGGATGGCGCCATTAAAAACCCCAAAACTTATGAAGCCTTCCAGCCCGAAGAAGTAGGCTTGGAACGCCAGATCGTCATTGGCAAGCATTCCGGAACCGCTTCCCTGCGGATGAAGTTTGCCGAATATGGCATTGATTTAGCCAAGGAGGAGGCTGAAGAACTGCTGCCCAAGATTCGTTCCGCGGCCGTGTCCCTGAAACGGTCCCTATTTGACAAGGAACTCGTTTACATCTATGAAGACCATTTTGGAAAGAGGGATTAAGTTGGGGAAGACCATCATCGAAAAAATACTCTCTGCCCATAGCGGGCAGGAATGCACGGCCGGCGACATTGTGGTGGCCCAGGTTGATTTCGTTATGGGTCAGGACGGCACCTCGCCCCTGGCCATACGGGCCTTTGAAAATATGGATGGTAAGGAACTCTTTAATCCGGACAAGGTGGCCCTGGTGATTGACCACAGTTCCCCCAGCCCTTTGGAAGGAGTCTCCGCCCTGCATAAGCTTATGCGGGAATTTGCCAAAAGCAAAGGCTGCCGGATGTATGACATCGGAGAGGGTGTTTGTCACCAGTTAATTCCTGAAAGTGGTAAAGTAGGACCCGGGAGCCTGGTTATCGGGGCCGACAGCCATACCTGCACCTACGGTGCCCTGAACGCTTTCTCCACCGGGGTAGGTTCAACAGACCTGGCCGGAGGGTTAATTTCCGGGAAAATGTGGTTCAAAGTTCCGGAAACAGTTAAATTTGTTTGCAACGGGACCCTGCCCAAAGGAATCTATGCCAAGGATCTGATTCTTTATTTAATGGGGCAGGTTACCGCGGACGGCTGCACCTATATGGCCGCGGAATATACCGGCGAAGCCATCACTGATTTATCCATGGAAGGCCGTTTTACCGTGTCCAACATGGCCATTGAAATGGGTGCTAAAGCCGGTCTGATGGAAGCGGACCACAAAACCTTTGAGTGGCTAAAGCAGCATACCGACCGCCAATTCCAGGCGGTTGCCAGCGATCCGGACGCGCGTTATCAGCGGGTTCTGGAATTCGATGTTTCCCAACTGGAACCCCAGGTAGCCAAACCCCACCGGGTGGACAACGTGTCTCCCATTTCTGAAGTCCTGGGAACACCGGTGCAGCAGGCGGTGATCGGCACCTGTACTAACGGCCGTTTGGAAGACCTGCGCATCGCCGCTTCCATCCTGGAAGGTAAAAAAATTCATTCTGATGTAAGGCTGATTGTAGCCCCGGCCTCCCGGAAGATTTATCTGGACGCCATGAACGAGGGCACCCTTCAGAAATTGGTAGAGGCCGGAGCGGCCGTCGTAACTCCCGGCTGCGGGCCCTGTGTGGGTACCCATAACGGGGTTCCCTCGGACGGCGAAAAAGTTATTTCAACGGCCAACCGTAACTTTAAAGGACGGATGGGCAACAGCAATGCCGAGATTTATCTGGCTTCACCGGCTACGGTGGCTGCATCGGCACTAACCGGAGTCATAACCGACCCCAGACAATTTGTAAAGTAGGTGAAGCCAATGAAATATCAAGGGAAATGCCATAAATTTGGCAACGATGTGAATACCGACTACATTATTTCAGGGAAATATAAATTTAAAACCCTGGACATGAACGAACTGGCCAAACACGTGATGGAAGATCTGGACCCTGATTTTTACAGCAAAGTAACCCCCGGGGACTTCATTGTTGCGGGCAGCAATTTCGGCTGCGGTTCCTCCAGGGAGCAGGCGCCCTTAGCTATTAAACACGCCAATATCGGCGCTGTTCTGGCCAAATCCTTTGCCCGTATATTTTACCGGAATGCCATCAACACCGGCCTGCCGGTCATCGAATGCGATACCGACCTGATTGACGCCGGGGACCTGCTGGATATTGACTTGGCCGGCGGCGTCATCA is drawn from Desulforamulus ruminis DSM 2154 and contains these coding sequences:
- the nifV gene encoding homocitrate synthase, with translation MEKRKIWIVDTTLRDGEQTAGVVFANREKVRIASFLDEMGVDQIEAGVPVMGGDEQEAIKQICQLGLKASVMGWNRPVLKDIEASLKCGVDAVAISISTSDIHIKHKLKTSREWVVEHMVRATEFAKKEGMYISVNAEDASRSDMNFLIEFAKAAKQAGADRLRYCDTVGILEPFTTYERIKALKEAVDLEVEMHTHNDFGMATANALAGVRAGANWVGVTIMGLGERAGNSPLEEVVMALKHLYDIDLSFKTEIFREVAEYVSRASGRELHCSKAIVGSNMFAHESGIHADGAIKNPKTYEAFQPEEVGLERQIVIGKHSGTASLRMKFAEYGIDLAKEEAEELLPKIRSAAVSLKRSLFDKELVYIYEDHFGKRD
- a CDS encoding 3-isopropylmalate dehydratase small subunit, whose product is MKYQGKCHKFGNDVNTDYIISGKYKFKTLDMNELAKHVMEDLDPDFYSKVTPGDFIVAGSNFGCGSSREQAPLAIKHANIGAVLAKSFARIFYRNAINTGLPVIECDTDLIDAGDLLDIDLAGGVIINKTKDIKITVKPLPKVMITILNDGGLAPHFRKHGGFNFDQGV
- the gatB gene encoding Asp-tRNA(Asn)/Glu-tRNA(Gln) amidotransferase subunit GatB → MTQYETIIGIEVHVELKTNTKIFCNSTTEFGGDPNTHVCPVCLGLPGTLPVLNKKVVEYAVRAGLALNCSIANFSKFDRKNYYYPDLTKNYQISQYDLPIAEQGYLDIEVDGQEKRIGITRLHMEEDAGKLVHQGNIMTTPYSLVDYNRAGVPLIEIVSEPDMRSPEEARAYAEKLRAVIQYTGVSDCRMEEGSLRCDANISVRPVGQKELGTKSEIKNMNSFRALQRALAYEVERQIGVLESGGQVVQETRTWDEARGITLSMRSKEQAHDYRYFPDPDLVPLVLDPQWIDFIRQSLPELPDQRRARYVQEFGLPVYDAGILTLTKEMSDFFEQTIQQYDNPKAVSNWMMGEMSRLLNAGGMEIVQCKIKPAQLASLLKLIDKGTISGKIAKTVFEEMFASGKDPEAVVQEKGLVQISDEGAIAAVVDEVIAANPKSVEDFRAGKEKAIGFLVGQVMRATKGKANPELVNKLLKEKLQ
- a CDS encoding 3-isopropylmalate dehydratase large subunit, which encodes MKTILERGIKLGKTIIEKILSAHSGQECTAGDIVVAQVDFVMGQDGTSPLAIRAFENMDGKELFNPDKVALVIDHSSPSPLEGVSALHKLMREFAKSKGCRMYDIGEGVCHQLIPESGKVGPGSLVIGADSHTCTYGALNAFSTGVGSTDLAGGLISGKMWFKVPETVKFVCNGTLPKGIYAKDLILYLMGQVTADGCTYMAAEYTGEAITDLSMEGRFTVSNMAIEMGAKAGLMEADHKTFEWLKQHTDRQFQAVASDPDARYQRVLEFDVSQLEPQVAKPHRVDNVSPISEVLGTPVQQAVIGTCTNGRLEDLRIAASILEGKKIHSDVRLIVAPASRKIYLDAMNEGTLQKLVEAGAAVVTPGCGPCVGTHNGVPSDGEKVISTANRNFKGRMGNSNAEIYLASPATVAASALTGVITDPRQFVK